From the Salvelinus alpinus chromosome 32, SLU_Salpinus.1, whole genome shotgun sequence genome, one window contains:
- the LOC139562133 gene encoding PH and SEC7 domain-containing protein 1-like isoform X2: protein MARYLLCWGGGALEDGYLYAPYPAIYREKPGHRAPDPFPQQDVGEHLVLGSTESLANGNKADLQAAKRLAKRLFNLDGFRKSDVARHLSKNNEFSRMVAEEYLSYFNFSGLTIDQAIRAFLREFALMGETQERERVLAHFSRRYLQCNPNAIPSEDSVHTLTCALMLLNTDLHGHNIGKKMSILQFISNLEGLNDGKDFPRELLKALYNSIRNEKLQWTIDEEELRKSFSELADLRTDSASHTMKRIGSGLGVAQNPDALIYKNGFLVRKVHADSDGKKTPRGKRGWKTFYVMLKGLVLYLQKGEYRPEKQLSEEDLKNAVSIHHSLAMRAADYSKRPNVFYLRTADWRVFLFQAPNSEQMQSWITRINVVSAMFSAPPFPAAIGSQKKFSRPLLPGSNSKLSQEEQVKSHETRFRAISSELIELTAVIPDKKAKVRDLEEHKQREEYLEFEKTRYGTYAMLLRSKIRSGEEDLSLFESRLFDDGGLQRAHSSPTLREEHSSSSQASSTRGGGSSSSQASSAKGVASSSSSSTRGSSKTKRSEPQRHSYRQAVKQ, encoded by the exons ATGGCACGCTATTTGCTCTGCTGGGGGGGCGGGGCTTTGGAAGACGGGTACCTGTATGCCCCCTACCCAGCCATCTACCG GGAGAAGCCAGGCCACCGGGCTCCAGACCCGTTCCCACAGCAGGACGTGGGCGAGCACTTGGTCCTGGGCAGCACAGAGTCCCTGGCCAACGGAAACAAGGCTGACCTGCAGGCTGCCAAGCGCCTGGCCAAACGCCTGTTCAACCTGGATGGCTTCAGGAAGTCTGACGTGGCCAGGCACCTCAGCAAGAA TAATGAGTTTAGTCGGATGGTGGCAGAGGAATATCTCAGTTACTTCAACTTCTCAGGCCTTACTATTGACCAGGCAATACG AGCCTTCCTGAGGGAGTTTGCCCTCATGGGAGAGACACAAGAGAGGGAGCGAGTGCTGGCCCACTTCTCTAGGAGATATCTACAATGCAACCCCAATGCAATACCTTCTGAAG ACAGTGTCCACACTCTGACCTGTGCCCTGATGCTGCTCAATACAGACCTGCATGGCCAC AATATTGGCAAAAAGATGTCCATTCTGCAGTTCATCAGCAACTTGGAAGGACTAAATGATGGAAAAGATTTTCCTAGAGAACTGCTCAAG GCCTTGTACAACTCCATCAGAAACGAGAAGCTCCAGTGGACCAT CGATGAGGAGGAGTTGCGCAAGTCCTTTTCAGAGTTGGCCGATTTGCGCACTGACTCCGCCTCTCACACCATGAAGCGAATTGGCAGTGGTCTAGGCGTGGCCCAGAATCCTGACGCCCTGATCTATAAGAATGGCTTCCTGGTGCGGAAGGTCCATGCAGACTCTGACGGCAAGAAAA CCCCTCGAGGTAAGAGAGGATGGAAGACGTTTTATGTCATGCTGAAGGGATTGGTCCTTTACCTGCAGAAG GGAGAGTACCGTCCAGAGAAGCAGCTGTCTGAAGAGGATCTGAAGAACGCTGTGTCCATCCACCACTCTCTGGCCATGAGGGCAGCAGACTACAGCAAGAGGCCCAACGTGTTCTACCTGCGCACTGCAGACTGGCGAGTGTTCCTCTTCCAAGCACC TAATTCAGAGCAGATGCAGTCGTGGATCACCCGTATCAACGTGGTCTCAGCCATGTTCTCAGCGCCACCCTTCCCTGCTGCCATCGGCTCCCAGAAGAAATTCAGCCGCCCGCTGCTGCCGGGCTCCAACAGCAAACTGTCTCAG GAGGAACAAGTGAAATCCCATGAGACACGTTTCCGGGCCATCTCCTCTGAGCTGATCGAGCTAACTGCTGTGATTCCAGACAAAAAGGCCAAAGTTCGTGATCTGGAGGAGCACAAGCAACGTGAGGAGTACCTGGAGTTTGAG AAAACTCGCTATGGGACGTACGCAATGCTACTGAGGTCTAAGATCCGGAGTGGGGAAGAGGACCTGTCTCTGTTCGAGTCGCGCCTCTTTGACGATGGGGGTCTCCAGAGGGCCCACTCCAGCCCCACTCTGCGGGAGGAGcacagcagcagcagccaggCCAGCAGTACCAGGGGGGGGGGAAGCAGCAGCAGCCAGGCCAGCAGTGCCAAGGGGGTGGCCAGCAGCAGTAGTTCCAGCACCAGGGGGAGCAGCAAGACCAAGCGCTCCGAGCCCCAGAGACACAGCTACAGACAGGCTGTCAAACAGTGA
- the LOC139562133 gene encoding PH and SEC7 domain-containing protein 1-like isoform X3 yields MVAEEYLSYFNFSGLTIDQAIRAFLREFALMGETQERERVLAHFSRRYLQCNPNAIPSEDSVHTLTCALMLLNTDLHGHNIGKKMSILQFISNLEGLNDGKDFPRELLKALYNSIRNEKLQWTIDEEELRKSFSELADLRTDSASHTMKRIGSGLGVAQNPDALIYKNGFLVRKVHADSDGKKTPRGKRGWKTFYVMLKGLVLYLQKGEYRPEKQLSEEDLKNAVSIHHSLAMRAADYSKRPNVFYLRTADWRVFLFQAPNSEQMQSWITRINVVSAMFSAPPFPAAIGSQKKFSRPLLPGSNSKLSQEEQVKSHETRFRAISSELIELTAVIPDKKAKVRDLEEHKQREEYLEFEKTRYGTYAMLLRSKIRSGEEDLSLFESRLFDDGGLQRAHSSPTLREEHSSSSQASSTRGGGSSSSQASSAKGVASSSSSSTRGSSKTKRSEPQRHSYRQAVKQ; encoded by the exons ATGGTGGCAGAGGAATATCTCAGTTACTTCAACTTCTCAGGCCTTACTATTGACCAGGCAATACG AGCCTTCCTGAGGGAGTTTGCCCTCATGGGAGAGACACAAGAGAGGGAGCGAGTGCTGGCCCACTTCTCTAGGAGATATCTACAATGCAACCCCAATGCAATACCTTCTGAAG ACAGTGTCCACACTCTGACCTGTGCCCTGATGCTGCTCAATACAGACCTGCATGGCCAC AATATTGGCAAAAAGATGTCCATTCTGCAGTTCATCAGCAACTTGGAAGGACTAAATGATGGAAAAGATTTTCCTAGAGAACTGCTCAAG GCCTTGTACAACTCCATCAGAAACGAGAAGCTCCAGTGGACCAT CGATGAGGAGGAGTTGCGCAAGTCCTTTTCAGAGTTGGCCGATTTGCGCACTGACTCCGCCTCTCACACCATGAAGCGAATTGGCAGTGGTCTAGGCGTGGCCCAGAATCCTGACGCCCTGATCTATAAGAATGGCTTCCTGGTGCGGAAGGTCCATGCAGACTCTGACGGCAAGAAAA CCCCTCGAGGTAAGAGAGGATGGAAGACGTTTTATGTCATGCTGAAGGGATTGGTCCTTTACCTGCAGAAG GGAGAGTACCGTCCAGAGAAGCAGCTGTCTGAAGAGGATCTGAAGAACGCTGTGTCCATCCACCACTCTCTGGCCATGAGGGCAGCAGACTACAGCAAGAGGCCCAACGTGTTCTACCTGCGCACTGCAGACTGGCGAGTGTTCCTCTTCCAAGCACC TAATTCAGAGCAGATGCAGTCGTGGATCACCCGTATCAACGTGGTCTCAGCCATGTTCTCAGCGCCACCCTTCCCTGCTGCCATCGGCTCCCAGAAGAAATTCAGCCGCCCGCTGCTGCCGGGCTCCAACAGCAAACTGTCTCAG GAGGAACAAGTGAAATCCCATGAGACACGTTTCCGGGCCATCTCCTCTGAGCTGATCGAGCTAACTGCTGTGATTCCAGACAAAAAGGCCAAAGTTCGTGATCTGGAGGAGCACAAGCAACGTGAGGAGTACCTGGAGTTTGAG AAAACTCGCTATGGGACGTACGCAATGCTACTGAGGTCTAAGATCCGGAGTGGGGAAGAGGACCTGTCTCTGTTCGAGTCGCGCCTCTTTGACGATGGGGGTCTCCAGAGGGCCCACTCCAGCCCCACTCTGCGGGAGGAGcacagcagcagcagccaggCCAGCAGTACCAGGGGGGGGGGAAGCAGCAGCAGCCAGGCCAGCAGTGCCAAGGGGGTGGCCAGCAGCAGTAGTTCCAGCACCAGGGGGAGCAGCAAGACCAAGCGCTCCGAGCCCCAGAGACACAGCTACAGACAGGCTGTCAAACAGTGA
- the LOC139562133 gene encoding PH and SEC7 domain-containing protein 1-like isoform X4 yields MIGVNSIHSDGRNRSRSLCSVRVRRDFRVMDPFRYPRAPRSRSLKPLSFPDLLGRSQDGQNHPQARKKKAQLGKCRALYNSIRNEKLQWTIDEEELRKSFSELADLRTDSASHTMKRIGSGLGVAQNPDALIYKNGFLVRKVHADSDGKKTPRGKRGWKTFYVMLKGLVLYLQKGEYRPEKQLSEEDLKNAVSIHHSLAMRAADYSKRPNVFYLRTADWRVFLFQAPNSEQMQSWITRINVVSAMFSAPPFPAAIGSQKKFSRPLLPGSNSKLSQEEQVKSHETRFRAISSELIELTAVIPDKKAKVRDLEEHKQREEYLEFEKTRYGTYAMLLRSKIRSGEEDLSLFESRLFDDGGLQRAHSSPTLREEHSSSSQASSTRGGGSSSSQASSAKGVASSSSSSTRGSSKTKRSEPQRHSYRQAVKQ; encoded by the exons ATGATTGGTGTAAACAGCATCCACTCTGATGGGCGGAATCGCTCCCGCTCTCTTTGCTCTGTGCGTGTTCGCCGGGACTTCCGAGTGATGGACCCCTTCCGCTACCCCCGCGCCCCTCGCTCTCGTTCCCTCAAACCCTTGTCCTTCCCTGACCTGCTGGGAAGGTCCCAGGATGGACAGAACCACCCACAGGCCCGCAAGAAGAAGGCACAGCTTGGAAAATGCAGG GCCTTGTACAACTCCATCAGAAACGAGAAGCTCCAGTGGACCAT CGATGAGGAGGAGTTGCGCAAGTCCTTTTCAGAGTTGGCCGATTTGCGCACTGACTCCGCCTCTCACACCATGAAGCGAATTGGCAGTGGTCTAGGCGTGGCCCAGAATCCTGACGCCCTGATCTATAAGAATGGCTTCCTGGTGCGGAAGGTCCATGCAGACTCTGACGGCAAGAAAA CCCCTCGAGGTAAGAGAGGATGGAAGACGTTTTATGTCATGCTGAAGGGATTGGTCCTTTACCTGCAGAAG GGAGAGTACCGTCCAGAGAAGCAGCTGTCTGAAGAGGATCTGAAGAACGCTGTGTCCATCCACCACTCTCTGGCCATGAGGGCAGCAGACTACAGCAAGAGGCCCAACGTGTTCTACCTGCGCACTGCAGACTGGCGAGTGTTCCTCTTCCAAGCACC TAATTCAGAGCAGATGCAGTCGTGGATCACCCGTATCAACGTGGTCTCAGCCATGTTCTCAGCGCCACCCTTCCCTGCTGCCATCGGCTCCCAGAAGAAATTCAGCCGCCCGCTGCTGCCGGGCTCCAACAGCAAACTGTCTCAG GAGGAACAAGTGAAATCCCATGAGACACGTTTCCGGGCCATCTCCTCTGAGCTGATCGAGCTAACTGCTGTGATTCCAGACAAAAAGGCCAAAGTTCGTGATCTGGAGGAGCACAAGCAACGTGAGGAGTACCTGGAGTTTGAG AAAACTCGCTATGGGACGTACGCAATGCTACTGAGGTCTAAGATCCGGAGTGGGGAAGAGGACCTGTCTCTGTTCGAGTCGCGCCTCTTTGACGATGGGGGTCTCCAGAGGGCCCACTCCAGCCCCACTCTGCGGGAGGAGcacagcagcagcagccaggCCAGCAGTACCAGGGGGGGGGGAAGCAGCAGCAGCCAGGCCAGCAGTGCCAAGGGGGTGGCCAGCAGCAGTAGTTCCAGCACCAGGGGGAGCAGCAAGACCAAGCGCTCCGAGCCCCAGAGACACAGCTACAGACAGGCTGTCAAACAGTGA